GCGCCGGCCGGGGCGACGTCCCGCAGGTGTGGTTGGCCCCCGACGCCCCCGGTGACCTGATCGACCGGCTCACCGCGCAGGGCCTGACGGTCATCGACGTCGAGTCCCAGGCCGAGGTGGTCGGACAGCTCGGCCGGCAGGGTCCACCATCGGCGTTGCGGTTCCAACTGGCCGCGGGCCTCATCGGGCTGCTGTTGGCGGCCGGCGCGCTGATGGTCGTCGCGGCGGTGGAACGCGACGACCGGGCCGCCGAACTGACGGCACTGCGGGTGCAGGGTCTGCCGGCCGGTGCCGTCGCGCGGATCGCCTACGGCGGGTACGTCGTCGCCGGGGCGCTCGCCGTGGTCGTCGGACTGGTGGTGACCGTCGTCGCCCGGTTGCCCGTACTGCGGACGATGCCGGTCTTCGTCGACAACTGGGCGGTGCTGCCGCTCGAGATCGGCCCGCGACCGGTGCCGCTGGTGATCACCCTGGTCACCGCGACGGTCGTGCTCGGCTGCGCCGCTGTCTTCGCGGGCCGTCGCCTGGCCCGCGCCGTCGAGTCGGACGCCGGCCGACCCGGTGCCGACGACGCACCGGCCGCCGGCCGTTCCGGTGCCGGTGGACCCCGTACGGGCGGACCCCGTGCCGACGACCCGCCGGCCGAGGGGAGGCACGGATGATCTCACTGCTGTTGTCGATGGTGGCCGCCCGGCGCGGTCAGGCGATCGTGGTCTTCGTACTCAGCGTCTTCGCCACGGCGGCCGCGGTGACCGGCCCGGCGTACCTGGCCGCCGCCGACCGGGCGGTGGTGGCCGCGGAGACGTCGGCGGCCACCCGGGCACAGCGGACCGTCAGTCTGTCGGTTCCCGAGTCGCTACCCGGCCAGGAGAGCGCCTTCCAGGCTGTCACGAACGCGGTCGGCGACCTGCCCGGCTTCCGGACCGTCTACTCGGTACGGTCACCGATCCTCGGGATAGAAACCGCCCCCACCGCCGAGTCGTACCTGGTCTTCCGCGAGGACGTGTGCGCCAACCTGAAGATGGTCGAGGGCCGGTGCCTGATCTCGCCGTACGAGGTTGTCGTCGGCGTCGACACGGCCCGCGAGTTGGGGGTGGTCCCCGGCCAGGGAAAGACCATCACCGTGGCCAAGTACGACCAGATGCGACGGACCTTCATCCCGGCGGGCGCGCCGGCCGAGGTCACCGTCGTCGGCGTCTACGCGCCGCTGGATCCGCAGGCGCTCTACTGGGGCCGTACGCCGTACTTCGTCCCGGGCACGTCGAACGCCTACCGGGAGCCGGTCTTCACCGGCCGGTTCACCGTGGACGGCATCGACCGGGAAGGCGATTTCCGCAGCGTGGAGGCGTTGGCCGGCGACGACGCCTTGCGCCCGGACCGGCTGGCGGCCCTCGACCGGCAACTCGACGACATCAGCGAGCGGATCACCGGAGAAAACGCCGGGTTCGTCCTGCTGACCGATGACGTGTCGCCGCTGCTGGACCGGATCGTCGCCGCCCAGTCACTGACCCGCCAGGTGGTGCCGGTCGCGGCCGTACCGCTGGTGGTCCTCTGCCTGTTCGTCATCTTCATGGCGGTCGCCGCCGGGACCGCCGCCCGCCGTACCGAGCTGGGCCTGCTCGCTCTGCGCGGCACCCCGCAGCGGGCCCGTTGGGGTCTGGTCGCCGGTGAACCGGCGGCCGCCATCGCCCTCGGCGCACCCGTCGGCTACCTGCTCGGATCGGTGTTCGTCGGGATCCTCGCCGGCCTGCGGTTGGAGGAGGGCCGGTTCGCGCCGGTCACCTCCGGTACGGCCGTGCTGGCCGCCTGCGCGGCGTTCGTCGGTGCCCTGCTCGCCGGGCTGCTCGCCCAACGCCGGGAACTCGCCAGCCCGGTCGTCGACCTGCTGCGGCGGGTGCCGCCCCGGACCCGACTCTGGGCGTCGTTGCTGGTCGAAGCGGTCATGCTCGCCCTGACCGTCGTCGCCGTCGCCCAGCTACGGATCTTCGACAGTGAACTGGTCGGCCTGTCGTTGCTGGTGCCGGGGCTGATCGGGGTGACCGTCGCGCTGGTCGCCGCCCGCCTGGTGGCCCCACTGACCGGGCGACTCGGTGCCGCCGCGCTGCGTCGGGGCCGGCTCGCCGCCGCGCTGGGGCTGCTGCACCTGGCCCGCCAGCCGGCCGGTCAACGCCTGTTCGCCCTGCTCACGGTCACCGTCGCGGTGACCGGTTACGCGGCCGTCGCGTTCGACGTGGCCGAGCAGTCGCGGTCGGCGCGGGCCGAGGTGCAGGTCGGCGCCGCCCGGGTGGTGACCGTGCTGCCGGTCGACGCCGGGACGCTGCTGACCGCCGTGCGCAGCGTCGACCCTGACGGCGGGTACGCGATGGCCGTCGGCCGCTCCGGCGCCGACGCCAGTACCGGTGCCTACCTGCCGGTGCTGCTGGCCGACACCGCCGCCCTGGCCGCCACCGCCCGCTGGCGGCCGGAGTTCGGCCCCGCCGGTGCGGCCGAGGTCGCCGACCTGCTGCGGACACCCGCCGACGCGCCGATCGCTGTCGACGGGACCGAACTGGTCGTGGAGTTGATCGTCGGCGCGCCCCGCCGGATCGAAGCCGGGACGCCGCTGCGGGACGTCCGGTTCACCGTGCATCTGCGGTCACCCTCGGGGCGTCTGGTCGCGGCGTCGGTGACCGCGAGCGCCGGCGAGCGCGGCTACCCGCTCGCCGTCGACTGCGCCGACGGCTGTCAGCTGGCCGGCTTCTCGGTCCGACCCGAACGGCCCGGCGGCGGTCCGGCGACGGCACCGGACGAAGGCCCCGCACCGGTCGACCCGGACGTGACGGTGACCGGGCTGGCCGTCGACGGCACCCGGCTGCTCGATCCGGCCACGTTGAGAGACGAGACCAGGTGGCGCGGACAGTCCGACGCCCCGGTCGAGGTCGACCCGTCCGGGCTGCGGGTACCGACCGCGGACGTCGCCGACCCGTGGATCGTGCCGACCGACACCCCGTTCCCGCTGCCGGCCCTGATCACCCAGGTCGACGACCGGCCACAAGGGCTCCAGCGCACGACCACCATCCGGCTGGACACCGGTGTACCGGTGGAATCGGTGACCGAGGAGCCGGTCGGGGTGCTACCGGCCGTGGGCACCGGGGGGCTGCTGGTCGACCTGGAGTACGCGGTACGGGCCGTACCGGAGAACACCCTGCTCGACGCGGCGCAGGTGTGGCTGAGCCCGGACGCCCCGGCCGACGTCGCCGAGCGGCTCGACGCCGCCGGGCTCACCGTGACCGGCGAGGTCACCCCCGAACAGGTGCGCCAGCGGCTCGACCGGACGGCACCGGCCCTGGCGATCTGGTTCCACCTGCTCGCCGCCGCGCTCGCGGTGGTGTTGGCCTGCGCAGGGATCGTGCTACTGGCCGTGGTCGAACGGCGTCGTCGTGGTGAGGACCTGGCGGCGCTGGTCGTCCAGGGACTGCCGGCGCGGACCGCGGCCCGTTCGCTGGGCTGGAGCGCGGTGCCGGCGGTGGTGCTGGCGACCGTCACCGGCCTCGGTGCCGCGCTCCTGGCCTGGTGGGTGACAGGCGACTATCTGCCGGTCGCCGTCGACGGCGACGTCGCGCTGGCCCCGGTGGCCTGGTCCCGGCCGGTTGCCGTGCTGCTTCCGGTGATCGGCGTCATGCTGCTGTTCGGGGTGGTGGCGCTGGCGTTGGGACGTACGGTTCGCGTGCGAGACTAGGTAACCATGAGCGACCCACGTACCACCCCGTCGATCTTCACCCGCGGCGCGGTAGACCTGAGCTCCCTGCGCAGCGCCGCGCCGGCCACCCCGCGTCCCGGCACCGGGGGCCCGACCAACGCCGGTGGCGGACCGGCTGCCGGTCCGAGCGCTCCGGCCGGTGCGCCGGCCGGCGGCGGCGTCGCCGTCATCGACGTGACCGAGGCCACCTTCCAGGCGGAGGTCCTCGAACGATCGATGACCACACCCGTGGTCATCGACTTCTGGGCCGAATGGTGCCAGCCGTGCAAGCAGCTGTCGCCGATGTTGGAGCGACTGGCCGCCGAGGGCGGCGGCGCCTGGGTGCTGGCCAAGATCGACGTGGACAGCAACCAACGCCTGGCGCAGATGTTCCGGGTGCAGAGCATCCCCATGGTGTACGCCGTGGTCGGCGGCCAGCCGGTCGACGCGTTCGCCGGTGTCGTACCCGAGTCCCAGCTCCG
The sequence above is a segment of the Solwaraspora sp. WMMD406 genome. Coding sequences within it:
- a CDS encoding FtsX-like permease family protein, with the protein product MISLLLSMVAARRGQAIVVFVLSVFATAAAVTGPAYLAAADRAVVAAETSAATRAQRTVSLSVPESLPGQESAFQAVTNAVGDLPGFRTVYSVRSPILGIETAPTAESYLVFREDVCANLKMVEGRCLISPYEVVVGVDTARELGVVPGQGKTITVAKYDQMRRTFIPAGAPAEVTVVGVYAPLDPQALYWGRTPYFVPGTSNAYREPVFTGRFTVDGIDREGDFRSVEALAGDDALRPDRLAALDRQLDDISERITGENAGFVLLTDDVSPLLDRIVAAQSLTRQVVPVAAVPLVVLCLFVIFMAVAAGTAARRTELGLLALRGTPQRARWGLVAGEPAAAIALGAPVGYLLGSVFVGILAGLRLEEGRFAPVTSGTAVLAACAAFVGALLAGLLAQRRELASPVVDLLRRVPPRTRLWASLLVEAVMLALTVVAVAQLRIFDSELVGLSLLVPGLIGVTVALVAARLVAPLTGRLGAAALRRGRLAAALGLLHLARQPAGQRLFALLTVTVAVTGYAAVAFDVAEQSRSARAEVQVGAARVVTVLPVDAGTLLTAVRSVDPDGGYAMAVGRSGADASTGAYLPVLLADTAALAATARWRPEFGPAGAAEVADLLRTPADAPIAVDGTELVVELIVGAPRRIEAGTPLRDVRFTVHLRSPSGRLVAASVTASAGERGYPLAVDCADGCQLAGFSVRPERPGGGPATAPDEGPAPVDPDVTVTGLAVDGTRLLDPATLRDETRWRGQSDAPVEVDPSGLRVPTADVADPWIVPTDTPFPLPALITQVDDRPQGLQRTTTIRLDTGVPVESVTEEPVGVLPAVGTGGLLVDLEYAVRAVPENTLLDAAQVWLSPDAPADVAERLDAAGLTVTGEVTPEQVRQRLDRTAPALAIWFHLLAAALAVVLACAGIVLLAVVERRRRGEDLAALVVQGLPARTAARSLGWSAVPAVVLATVTGLGAALLAWWVTGDYLPVAVDGDVALAPVAWSRPVAVLLPVIGVMLLFGVVALALGRTVRVRD
- a CDS encoding tetratricopeptide repeat protein, whose translation is MSDPRTTPSIFTRGAVDLSSLRSAAPATPRPGTGGPTNAGGGPAAGPSAPAGAPAGGGVAVIDVTEATFQAEVLERSMTTPVVIDFWAEWCQPCKQLSPMLERLAAEGGGAWVLAKIDVDSNQRLAQMFRVQSIPMVYAVVGGQPVDAFAGVVPESQLRQWIGAVLKAGGVAVEAPEDPRLSEADEALMMGDLDAAEQAYRKILNEAPADAVAESGLAQVALARRVQGVQPATVFAAAQAAPDDVAAQLLAADVEVLSGQAEQAYQRLIDLIRRSAGDDRETIRKHLVSLFTVAGPDDPVVTKARRALASALF